Proteins encoded in a region of the Panicum hallii strain FIL2 chromosome 3, PHallii_v3.1, whole genome shotgun sequence genome:
- the LOC112887459 gene encoding uncharacterized protein LOC112887459 isoform X2 translates to MTFPRVDGKIKKIEMPEDVYVKKFFKKHPDSLYHDAIKISGFDPPPARVFAWRVLELKEQAVSEDYAMAVADFEYRKEKKAKKKAYKELKEIARSEGKEPPPNPYPSAIKEIQAEEKKYVMDRFYNPKVIEIANKMKEERDMLLQDRVASGQW, encoded by the exons A TGACATTTCCTCGTGTGGATGGAAAGATCAAGAAGATTGAGATGCCAGAGGATGTGTACGTTAAAAAGTTCTTCAAAAAGCATCCAGATTCGCTCTACCATGATGCAATCAA GATAAGTGGATTTGATCCGCCACCAGCACGAGTTTTTGCTTGGCGTGTCTTGGAGTTGAAAGAGCAAGCAGTCAGTGAAGATTATGCGATGGCTGTAGCAGAT TTTGAGTATCGCAAAGAAAAGAAAGCCAAGAAGAAAGCatacaaggaacttaaagaaattGCCCGCAGTGAAGGAAAGGAACCACCGCCAAACCCATACCCAAGTGCAATCAAGGAAATACAAGCAGAGGAAAAGAAGTATGTCATGGATCGTTTCTATAACCCTAAGGTAATTGAGATTGCGAATAAGATGAAGGAGGAGAGAGATATGTTGCTTCAAGATAGAGTGGCATCAGGTCAGTGGTAG
- the LOC112887459 gene encoding uncharacterized protein LOC112887459 isoform X1 — translation MSYMRGDLLTKTRKLVKGLAKPAPTWLKAMEEAPPVTFPRVDGKIKKIEMPEDVYVKKFFKKHPDSLYHDAIKISGFDPPPARVFAWRVLELKEQAVSEDYAMAVADFEYRKEKKAKKKAYKELKEIARSEGKEPPPNPYPSAIKEIQAEEKKYVMDRFYNPKVIEIANKMKEERDMLLQDRVASGQW, via the exons ATGTCGTACATGCGCGGTGACCTGCTGACCAAGACGCGGAAGCTGGTGAAGGGCCTCGCCAAGCCCGCCCCCACATGGCTCAAGGCCATGGAAGA GGCACCTCCAGTGACATTTCCTCGTGTGGATGGAAAGATCAAGAAGATTGAGATGCCAGAGGATGTGTACGTTAAAAAGTTCTTCAAAAAGCATCCAGATTCGCTCTACCATGATGCAATCAA GATAAGTGGATTTGATCCGCCACCAGCACGAGTTTTTGCTTGGCGTGTCTTGGAGTTGAAAGAGCAAGCAGTCAGTGAAGATTATGCGATGGCTGTAGCAGAT TTTGAGTATCGCAAAGAAAAGAAAGCCAAGAAGAAAGCatacaaggaacttaaagaaattGCCCGCAGTGAAGGAAAGGAACCACCGCCAAACCCATACCCAAGTGCAATCAAGGAAATACAAGCAGAGGAAAAGAAGTATGTCATGGATCGTTTCTATAACCCTAAGGTAATTGAGATTGCGAATAAGATGAAGGAGGAGAGAGATATGTTGCTTCAAGATAGAGTGGCATCAGGTCAGTGGTAG